The Rickettsiales bacterium genome has a segment encoding these proteins:
- a CDS encoding efflux RND transporter permease subunit, with the protein MNFTDLFIRRPVLASVVSLMILVLGLRAVFSLPVLQYPRTENAVITVTTTYYGADPDIVAGFITTPLENAIAQANGIDFMTSTSTSGLSTITVNLRLNYDPDKALTEIQTKISSVLNQLPPQSQQPILKVQVGQTIDAMYIGFGSDVLPSNNITDYLLRVVQPKLQSIEGVQTAEFIGNKNFALRAWLNPEKLAAYNITAADVSKALAENDYISGLGNTKGQMVQVNLNASTNLHSLEDFKHMVVRQINGSLVRLEDVATVTLGSEDYESEVQFDGKKAVYIGIQVAPNANLLEVIGRVRTMFPEIVAQLPKGLNGEIVYDSTKFVNSAIHEVESTLIEALLIVTLVVFAFLGSPRSVLIPVVAIPLSLIGAFVFMLAFGFSINLLTLLALVLGIGLVVDDAIIVVENVNRHLEEGMKPISAAIQAARELVGPIIAMTIVLVAVYVPIGFQGGLTGALFTEFAFTLVAAITVSAIVALTLSPMLSSRFLKPHTLDGGSWDQRLVLTIDRYFERIRQIYHKVLDRSLNYRPITYTFAIIAFVCIYGLWTTAKNELAPEEDQGALISINFNAPNATLEQRQIYSHEAYKILASFPESDHIFQLDMPGRAIQGAVFKPWDERKRNAQMLKGILQQKLNSIPGVRSAVFPPPLLPGSTGLPVQFVIQTTKSFDELQEVAGSVLQEAMKSGKFFFLDLDLKIDLPQATVEIDRDKAAQLGLTMSDVGNALASMLGGGYVNYFSLYGRSYKVIPQVEQSSRLNTEQLRNYYIKAADGTTVPLSTIATIKTKTVPESLNHFQQMNSATIQGVALAPLGDALDTLKGISAKVMPQGYSLDYGGEMRQFVHESSGFVLTFAFSVIIIYLTLAAQFESFRDPFIILTSVPMSIAGAMIFVSTGVGDASVNIYTKVGLVTLMGLISKHGILIVEFANRLQEQGKSKREAIEEAAGIRLRPILMTTAAMVLGVTPLIFSSGAGAASRFNMGLVIASGLTIGTFFTLFIVPAFYMLLGADHHKHVDQDEELQPVHGTIPQTTI; encoded by the coding sequence ATGAATTTTACAGATCTTTTCATCCGCCGCCCTGTTCTGGCATCCGTTGTCAGCCTGATGATACTGGTGCTGGGTTTGCGCGCTGTATTTTCGCTGCCGGTATTGCAATATCCGCGCACGGAAAATGCCGTCATTACGGTTACTACAACGTATTACGGCGCTGATCCGGATATCGTAGCGGGCTTTATCACCACGCCGCTGGAAAATGCCATCGCTCAGGCGAACGGTATCGACTTCATGACGTCGACCAGCACAAGTGGACTCAGCACGATTACAGTCAATTTGCGCCTTAACTATGATCCGGACAAAGCGCTGACGGAAATTCAGACCAAAATCTCCTCCGTGCTCAACCAGTTGCCGCCGCAATCCCAGCAACCTATCCTGAAAGTCCAGGTCGGCCAGACGATTGACGCGATGTATATCGGGTTCGGCAGCGATGTCCTGCCTTCCAATAATATTACCGACTATCTGCTGCGTGTCGTTCAGCCGAAGCTGCAGAGCATCGAGGGCGTGCAGACGGCGGAATTCATCGGTAACAAGAATTTCGCGCTGCGTGCGTGGCTTAATCCTGAAAAACTTGCGGCTTACAACATTACCGCGGCCGATGTCAGCAAAGCGCTTGCGGAGAATGACTATATATCGGGCCTTGGCAACACCAAGGGCCAGATGGTTCAGGTCAACCTGAATGCATCCACCAATCTGCATTCGCTGGAAGATTTCAAGCATATGGTCGTGCGCCAGATCAACGGCTCGCTTGTCCGGCTGGAAGACGTGGCAACGGTAACACTCGGTTCTGAAGATTACGAATCCGAAGTGCAGTTCGATGGCAAAAAAGCAGTTTACATCGGTATTCAGGTCGCGCCGAATGCCAACCTGCTTGAAGTGATCGGTCGCGTACGCACCATGTTCCCGGAAATCGTTGCGCAGCTTCCTAAAGGGCTTAACGGCGAAATCGTTTACGACTCCACCAAGTTCGTTAACAGCGCCATCCATGAAGTGGAAAGCACGTTGATCGAAGCCTTGCTGATCGTGACGCTCGTGGTGTTCGCGTTCCTCGGTTCGCCGCGCTCCGTGCTGATTCCGGTCGTTGCGATTCCGCTTTCGCTGATCGGCGCATTCGTATTCATGCTTGCGTTTGGTTTCTCCATCAACCTGTTGACGCTGCTGGCACTTGTGCTCGGCATCGGCCTTGTGGTGGATGACGCAATCATTGTCGTGGAAAACGTCAACCGCCATCTTGAAGAAGGCATGAAACCCATTTCAGCGGCCATTCAGGCAGCCCGTGAACTGGTCGGCCCGATTATCGCGATGACGATCGTACTCGTCGCAGTGTATGTGCCTATCGGGTTCCAGGGCGGACTTACCGGTGCGCTGTTTACGGAATTCGCCTTTACGCTCGTGGCTGCGATCACTGTCTCCGCCATTGTCGCGCTCACCTTGTCGCCTATGCTTTCCTCGCGCTTCCTGAAGCCGCATACGCTTGACGGCGGCAGCTGGGACCAGCGCCTAGTGCTTACGATCGACCGCTATTTTGAGCGTATACGCCAAATTTATCACAAGGTGCTCGATCGCAGCCTGAACTACCGCCCGATCACCTATACGTTCGCGATCATTGCTTTCGTGTGCATCTACGGATTGTGGACGACGGCAAAGAACGAACTGGCTCCGGAAGAAGATCAGGGCGCGCTTATCTCCATCAACTTCAATGCCCCCAATGCGACTTTGGAACAGCGCCAGATTTATTCGCACGAAGCCTATAAAATCCTGGCTTCGTTTCCTGAGTCGGACCATATCTTCCAGCTGGACATGCCAGGCCGCGCCATTCAGGGTGCCGTATTCAAGCCCTGGGATGAACGCAAACGCAATGCCCAGATGCTTAAGGGCATTCTCCAGCAGAAGCTGAACTCTATTCCCGGCGTCCGAAGCGCGGTATTCCCGCCGCCGTTGCTGCCGGGCAGCACAGGTCTTCCGGTGCAGTTCGTGATTCAGACGACCAAGTCGTTTGATGAGCTGCAGGAAGTTGCAGGCAGCGTATTGCAGGAAGCCATGAAGTCAGGCAAGTTTTTCTTCCTTGATCTCGACCTGAAGATCGATCTTCCGCAGGCGACTGTAGAGATCGACCGCGACAAAGCCGCACAGCTCGGTTTGACAATGAGCGATGTCGGTAATGCGCTGGCTTCGATGCTGGGTGGCGGTTATGTGAACTATTTCAGCCTTTATGGCCGTTCCTACAAGGTCATTCCGCAGGTGGAGCAGAGTTCACGCCTGAATACCGAACAGCTGCGCAATTACTATATCAAGGCTGCTGACGGTACGACGGTTCCGCTTTCCACCATCGCTACGATCAAGACTAAGACTGTTCCGGAATCGCTCAACCACTTCCAGCAGATGAACTCTGCGACGATTCAGGGCGTGGCGCTTGCACCGCTGGGGGATGCGCTGGATACGCTCAAAGGTATTTCCGCCAAGGTCATGCCGCAGGGTTATTCGCTCGATTACGGTGGTGAAATGCGCCAGTTCGTGCATGAATCGAGCGGGTTCGTGCTGACCTTCGCTTTCTCGGTCATCATTATTTACCTCACTCTGGCAGCGCAGTTCGAAAGCTTCCGCGATCCGTTCATCATCCTGACCTCGGTTCCGATGTCGATTGCAGGCGCGATGATCTTCGTGAGCACAGGCGTCGGCGACGCCAGCGTCAATATCTATACCAAAGTAGGTCTGGTGACGCTCATGGGGCTGATCAGTAAGCACGGCATTCTGATTGTGGAATTCGCCAACCGCCTGCAGGAGCAGGGCAAGTCGAAACGTGAGGCTATTGAAGAAGCCGCAGGCATCCGTCTGCGCCCGATTCTGATGACCACCGCCGCGATGGTACTGGGCGTCACCCCGCTCATCTTCTCCTCCGGCGCAGGCGCAGCTTCCCGCTTTAACATGGGCCTCGTGATTGCCAGCGGCCTGACGATCGGCACGTTCTTCACGCTGTTCATCGTTCCGGCCTTCTATATGCTGCTGGGCGCTGATCACCATAAGCATGTTGATCAGGACGAAGAGCTTCAGCCTGTGCATGGAACTATTCCGCAGACGACCATTTAA
- a CDS encoding alpha/beta hydrolase → MPEIFFSGPEGRIEGRYHHNEMKGAPIVVVLHPHPLYGGTMNNKINYNLYQAFVRSGFSALRFNFRGVGKSQGKFDDGIGELADAATALDWIQQQNMDASACWIAGFSFGAWIAMQLLMRRPEINGFMAISPPANLYDFSFLSPCPTAGLITMGDKDEIVSEEAVSKLAHKLSGQKGANLEYKIIPGADHYYRNNLDELNTVMEDYIGRRMSDFTQNRKVRPDRKRRQLPRD, encoded by the coding sequence ATGCCGGAAATATTTTTCAGTGGACCGGAAGGCCGCATCGAAGGGCGCTATCACCATAACGAAATGAAGGGCGCGCCTATTGTCGTGGTGCTCCACCCGCACCCGCTTTATGGCGGCACCATGAATAATAAGATCAATTACAACCTGTATCAGGCATTCGTGCGTTCCGGCTTCTCGGCATTGCGTTTCAACTTCCGCGGCGTGGGTAAATCCCAGGGAAAATTTGACGATGGGATCGGTGAACTGGCAGACGCCGCAACGGCGCTCGACTGGATTCAGCAGCAGAATATGGATGCTTCCGCCTGCTGGATTGCAGGGTTTTCCTTCGGTGCATGGATTGCCATGCAGCTACTGATGCGCCGCCCGGAAATCAACGGTTTCATGGCGATTTCGCCGCCCGCGAACCTCTATGATTTCAGCTTCCTTTCGCCGTGCCCGACCGCAGGCCTCATCACGATGGGCGACAAGGATGAAATCGTCTCCGAAGAGGCAGTGAGCAAGCTCGCGCACAAACTCTCAGGCCAGAAAGGTGCTAACCTGGAATATAAGATTATCCCGGGCGCCGATCATTATTACCGCAATAACCTGGATGAGCTGAACACCGTCATGGAAGATTATATCGGCCGCAGAATGTCGGATTTCACACAGAACCGCAAGGTAAGGCCGGACCGCAAACGCCGCCAACTGCCCAGAGACTAA
- the nuoG gene encoding NADH-quinone oxidoreductase subunit NuoG — MTKLTIDGKEIEVPAGSSVIQACEAAGVEIPRFCYHERLKIAGNCRMCLVEVSPGPPKPQASCALPVAEGMNVKTNTPMVKKAREGVMEFLLINHPLDCPICDQGGECDLQDQAMGYGRGTSRYDENKRAVQDKYMGPLIKTQMTRCIHCTRCIRFSADVAGVPELGATGRGEHMEVGTYVEKALTSELSGNLVDICPVGALTSRPYAFTARPWELRKTESIDVMDAVGSNIRVDSRQNTVLRVLPRLNEEINEEWISDKTRHACDGLRTQRLDRPYVRRDGRLQEASWQEALAVVADRLHNTVPTKIAAIAGDQACVESMFALKALMTAIGSPHTDCRQDGAKIDVTDRASYLFNSTIAGIEQADVLLLVGTNPRHEATIINARIRKSYLQGKLKIYVIGDETDLTYKTEWLGNNPEILKEIASGKHPLSQKLKEASNPMIIVGQGALSRTDGEGILKVARYIADNFGLVKDGWNGFNVLHRAAARVGGLDTGFVPGPNGKDTHGILEAASRGGMDVVYLLGADEIPTEALGKAFVIYQGHHGDAGAHRADVVLPGSAYTEKNATYVNTEGFTQHTAQAVFPPGEAKEDWKIIRSLSEVLGRTLAFDTLEQLRALIPQAPQAVWQAGKGDANAGVTTTPFIYPVANYYMTDPISRASRTMAECVSVFLENGQKAA, encoded by the coding sequence ATGACAAAACTGACTATTGACGGAAAAGAAATTGAAGTGCCAGCCGGTTCCAGCGTGATCCAGGCGTGCGAAGCGGCAGGAGTTGAAATCCCGCGTTTCTGCTACCATGAGCGCCTCAAGATCGCCGGCAACTGCCGCATGTGCCTTGTCGAAGTTTCTCCCGGCCCGCCGAAGCCGCAGGCTTCCTGCGCACTTCCTGTCGCGGAAGGTATGAATGTCAAAACAAATACGCCCATGGTTAAAAAGGCCCGTGAAGGCGTGATGGAATTCCTGCTTATCAACCACCCGCTTGATTGCCCGATCTGCGACCAGGGCGGCGAATGCGATCTACAGGATCAGGCCATGGGCTATGGCCGCGGCACCAGCCGTTACGATGAAAACAAGCGCGCCGTCCAGGACAAATATATGGGGCCGCTGATCAAAACCCAGATGACGCGCTGCATTCATTGCACGCGCTGTATCCGCTTCTCCGCTGATGTCGCCGGCGTGCCGGAACTCGGCGCAACGGGCCGTGGCGAGCATATGGAAGTCGGTACTTATGTTGAAAAAGCGCTGACGTCCGAACTTTCCGGCAACCTCGTGGATATCTGTCCGGTCGGCGCACTGACCTCCCGCCCTTATGCATTTACCGCACGCCCGTGGGAACTGCGTAAAACTGAATCCATTGACGTGATGGATGCTGTGGGCAGCAATATCCGTGTCGATTCGCGCCAGAATACGGTGCTGCGCGTTCTGCCGCGCCTGAATGAAGAGATTAACGAGGAATGGATTTCCGACAAGACCCGCCATGCGTGCGACGGCTTGCGCACCCAGCGCCTTGATCGCCCGTATGTCCGCCGTGATGGTAGGCTGCAGGAAGCAAGCTGGCAGGAAGCGCTGGCTGTTGTAGCAGACAGATTGCATAATACTGTGCCGACGAAGATTGCCGCCATTGCCGGTGATCAGGCCTGCGTTGAAAGCATGTTCGCCCTGAAGGCGCTCATGACCGCCATCGGTTCTCCGCATACGGATTGCAGGCAGGACGGCGCGAAGATCGATGTGACCGATCGTGCTTCTTACCTTTTCAATTCGACTATTGCCGGAATTGAACAGGCAGACGTGCTGCTACTCGTCGGCACGAATCCGCGTCATGAAGCCACCATCATCAATGCACGCATCCGCAAGAGCTACCTGCAGGGCAAGCTCAAGATTTATGTGATCGGCGATGAAACGGATCTCACCTACAAGACCGAATGGCTGGGTAACAATCCGGAAATCCTGAAAGAAATTGCTTCCGGCAAACATCCGCTCAGCCAGAAGCTCAAGGAAGCCAGCAACCCGATGATTATCGTCGGCCAGGGCGCTCTTTCACGCACGGACGGTGAAGGCATCCTCAAAGTCGCGCGTTATATCGCGGATAATTTCGGCCTCGTCAAGGACGGCTGGAACGGCTTTAACGTCCTTCACAGGGCGGCTGCACGCGTAGGCGGTCTTGATACCGGCTTTGTACCCGGCCCGAACGGCAAGGATACACATGGTATTCTGGAAGCGGCGAGCCGCGGCGGCATGGATGTGGTTTACCTGCTCGGCGCAGATGAAATCCCGACAGAAGCGCTCGGTAAGGCTTTCGTTATTTACCAGGGGCATCACGGCGATGCGGGCGCTCACCGTGCCGACGTTGTTCTGCCCGGCTCTGCCTATACTGAAAAGAATGCGACTTACGTCAACACCGAGGGCTTTACACAACATACTGCGCAGGCGGTTTTCCCTCCCGGTGAAGCGAAGGAAGACTGGAAGATCATCCGTTCCCTTTCGGAAGTGCTGGGCAGAACGCTTGCGTTCGATACGCTCGAGCAGCTGCGCGCACTCATTCCGCAGGCCCCGCAGGCCGTATGGCAGGCTGGCAAGGGCGATGCCAATGCCGGAGTTACTACCACCCCGTTCATCTACCCGGTTGCAAATTACTATATGACAGACCCGATCAGCCGTGCTTCCAGGACGATGGCGGAATGCGTTTCCGTGTTCCTTGAAAACGGTCAGAAGGCCGCGTAA
- a CDS encoding phosphoribosylanthranilate isomerase encodes MQPVIKICGLKTREAIEAANAGDYLGFIFYPPSPRYIAPEDAGKLKQYAQRKTVAVTVNPNDNLLDAICSQFAPDYIQLHGSESPQRVAEIKAHFGLPVIKAFNIQTPEDFSSVAAYEQTADMLLFDAKSPKGLHGGTGTAFDWKMLAGRVFTKPYFLSGGIHAGNAEEALRISGARILDISSGVETAPGVKSPEKIAEFIRKVKAITL; translated from the coding sequence TTGCAGCCCGTAATCAAAATATGCGGGCTTAAAACGCGTGAGGCTATTGAGGCGGCCAATGCGGGGGATTATCTCGGTTTTATCTTCTATCCCCCTTCTCCGCGTTATATAGCACCGGAAGATGCCGGAAAGCTTAAGCAGTATGCACAGCGCAAAACCGTTGCCGTGACGGTTAACCCTAACGATAATTTACTGGACGCTATCTGCAGCCAGTTTGCCCCTGATTACATACAGCTTCACGGCAGCGAATCACCGCAACGCGTGGCAGAAATCAAAGCACATTTCGGCCTACCGGTCATTAAGGCTTTCAATATACAGACACCGGAAGATTTTTCCTCTGTAGCTGCCTATGAACAGACAGCCGATATGCTGCTGTTCGATGCGAAATCTCCCAAAGGCCTGCATGGCGGAACGGGAACGGCGTTCGACTGGAAAATGCTGGCTGGCCGGGTTTTTACAAAGCCTTACTTTCTTTCCGGCGGCATCCATGCGGGTAATGCAGAAGAGGCTTTACGCATCAGTGGAGCGCGCATACTCGATATTTCTTCCGGAGTTGAAACTGCTCCCGGTGTAAAATCACCGGAGAAGATTGCGGAGTTTATCCGCAAGGTCAAAGCCATTACTCTCTGA
- a CDS encoding alpha/beta hydrolase: MTSYLKLKNGGKIAYNKIEGASPGVMFLGGFRSDMNGVKALALENFCKKQGRAFIRFDYEGHGESSGDFEDCTIGRWKEDALQVLTKLTDGRQILVGSSMGGWLALLLAIQKPRNVAGIIGIAAAPDFTEYAVLQKLKKSQVKELQTKGQVMVASDMGDDYPITKRFIEEARQHLLLNKKIPIKCPVRLLHGTKDDEVPWDIAIRINERLESDDVKTILVENGSHTLSDPKELKKVLSVLDKMIAWLRV; encoded by the coding sequence ATGACTTCCTACCTGAAACTCAAGAACGGCGGCAAGATTGCCTACAACAAAATCGAAGGCGCCTCCCCCGGAGTTATGTTTCTCGGAGGATTCCGCTCCGACATGAACGGCGTAAAGGCGCTGGCGCTTGAAAATTTCTGCAAGAAACAGGGCCGTGCGTTCATCCGCTTCGATTATGAAGGACATGGCGAATCTTCCGGAGATTTCGAGGATTGCACCATCGGCCGCTGGAAGGAAGATGCCCTGCAGGTGTTGACCAAGCTGACCGATGGACGCCAGATACTCGTCGGCTCTTCGATGGGCGGCTGGCTCGCGTTATTGCTCGCCATCCAGAAACCGCGTAATGTCGCTGGTATTATCGGCATCGCCGCCGCTCCCGATTTCACCGAATATGCCGTACTGCAAAAGCTCAAGAAGAGCCAGGTCAAGGAATTGCAGACCAAAGGCCAGGTCATGGTGGCATCCGATATGGGAGATGATTACCCCATTACGAAGCGCTTTATCGAGGAAGCACGCCAGCACCTGCTGCTGAACAAGAAAATCCCGATCAAATGCCCCGTCCGCCTGCTGCACGGCACCAAGGACGATGAAGTTCCCTGGGATATCGCCATTCGCATCAATGAAAGGCTGGAATCGGACGATGTCAAAACTATCCTCGTAGAAAATGGCAGCCACACGCTTTCCGACCCGAAAGAGCTTAAGAAAGTCCTGAGCGTACTGGATAAAATGATTGCATGGCTGCGGGTATAA
- a CDS encoding efflux RND transporter periplasmic adaptor subunit: MMPFIIFLVFAAIVTFIGLRYRMLKQMMIMLACVAVVLGIIGYSKYKGYQAFMAMKSGMASMKQTISTAKATSSDWSQEMRAVGSIRAEKGVDLSNELDGIVEEINFRSGDDVKQGTLLIKQRAEDDVAKLASLQASSKLAQINYARDKKQLAVQAISQATLDADAATLASARAQVAQQQAIVDKKFIRAPFSGHLGIRNVDVGQYIKAGTNIVTLQQLDPIYLDFDIPQQALAQVKPGQAIAVKNDTYPDRVFHGQIAAINPKVDTATRNVSVRAELTNADHALLPGMYATAKISVGTPEKFVTVPQTAITYNPYGNTVYVVHHKDKSDKPIDEKDQDLVVEQSFVTVGETRGDQVQVLKGLKDGDIVVSAGQIKLQNGAAIDINNSVTPKNDANPHPVE, from the coding sequence ATGATGCCTTTTATTATTTTCCTGGTCTTCGCTGCTATCGTCACGTTTATCGGCCTGCGCTACCGCATGCTGAAGCAGATGATGATCATGCTCGCCTGCGTGGCGGTGGTGCTGGGTATCATTGGCTATTCAAAATATAAAGGCTACCAGGCGTTCATGGCGATGAAATCCGGTATGGCGTCGATGAAGCAGACTATTTCCACTGCAAAAGCGACTTCCAGCGACTGGAGCCAGGAAATGAGGGCCGTTGGCAGCATCCGCGCAGAAAAAGGCGTGGATCTTTCCAATGAGCTTGACGGCATTGTCGAGGAAATCAACTTCCGCTCCGGAGATGATGTTAAACAGGGCACATTACTGATTAAGCAACGCGCCGAAGATGACGTGGCTAAGCTCGCTTCGCTGCAGGCATCTTCCAAGCTCGCGCAAATCAACTATGCGCGCGACAAGAAACAGTTAGCTGTGCAAGCTATCTCGCAAGCTACGCTGGATGCAGATGCGGCAACGCTTGCCAGCGCCCGCGCACAGGTGGCGCAGCAGCAGGCTATCGTAGATAAGAAATTCATCCGTGCTCCGTTCAGTGGCCATCTTGGTATCCGTAATGTAGATGTCGGCCAGTATATCAAAGCCGGCACCAACATTGTGACGCTGCAGCAGCTCGACCCGATCTATCTCGACTTCGACATACCGCAGCAGGCACTTGCGCAGGTTAAGCCGGGGCAGGCAATCGCTGTGAAGAACGATACCTACCCCGACCGTGTATTCCATGGACAAATTGCTGCGATCAACCCCAAAGTGGATACCGCTACGCGCAACGTTTCGGTCCGTGCGGAACTTACCAACGCCGACCATGCGTTGCTGCCGGGTATGTATGCGACAGCTAAGATTTCCGTGGGCACGCCAGAGAAGTTCGTGACCGTGCCCCAGACGGCAATCACGTATAACCCGTACGGCAATACGGTCTATGTCGTCCATCACAAGGATAAGTCAGACAAGCCGATTGATGAGAAAGACCAGGATCTCGTCGTTGAGCAGAGCTTTGTGACTGTCGGCGAAACGCGCGGCGATCAGGTTCAGGTGCTAAAGGGCCTGAAGGACGGTGACATCGTGGTCAGCGCCGGCCAGATCAAGCTGCAGAATGGCGCGGCTATCGACATCAATAATTCAGTGACCCCTAAAAACGACGCCAATCCCCATCCTGTTGAGTAA
- a CDS encoding phytanoyl-CoA dioxygenase family protein has translation MKLQAPTAKLNEAIRNKEYIGAEPSLKTLDFLGVFILPGFLEHPLVDKLLTLCKSDENNKAVPFHPTRVESANDDILNTLLSSDKLMRLFESGIFFGGNVAVYRPVIFRKDKDNAKTVQLHSDLNYMMGTSERYSFFFALTEAKNSNGGLIVYPGTHHYGLLSDAGEINAKILPDDYPMLATDMKPGDVFIMNSATWHMSNPNEDKTDRVYLEMNIQHADDPTSHKIVSGHSKSEWKNPLTAEEIFLNSRVQRLKAFYNNASKGV, from the coding sequence ATGAAATTACAGGCTCCCACAGCAAAGCTCAATGAAGCCATAAGAAATAAAGAATATATTGGAGCTGAGCCAAGCTTAAAGACGCTGGATTTTCTGGGGGTGTTTATTCTGCCTGGTTTTCTGGAGCACCCCTTAGTGGACAAGCTGCTCACTCTCTGTAAGAGCGATGAAAATAACAAGGCCGTGCCATTTCATCCAACGAGAGTAGAATCTGCAAATGATGACATTTTAAACACGTTGCTTTCAAGTGATAAGCTTATGCGCTTATTTGAAAGCGGAATATTCTTTGGTGGAAATGTTGCCGTTTACAGGCCGGTGATTTTCAGGAAAGACAAAGATAACGCTAAAACCGTTCAGCTGCATAGCGATTTGAATTACATGATGGGAACCAGCGAACGCTATTCCTTCTTCTTCGCTTTAACGGAGGCAAAAAACTCCAATGGAGGATTAATTGTTTATCCGGGAACACATCATTACGGATTGCTGAGCGATGCAGGCGAAATCAATGCAAAGATTTTGCCGGATGACTACCCAATGCTCGCGACTGATATGAAGCCTGGCGACGTATTCATAATGAATTCCGCTACGTGGCATATGTCTAATCCGAATGAAGATAAGACGGATAGAGTATACCTGGAAATGAACATACAACACGCGGACGATCCGACGTCACATAAAATTGTATCGGGACATTCCAAGTCAGAATGGAAAAATCCTTTAACTGCGGAAGAAATATTTTTGAACTCACGTGTCCAGAGGCTAAAGGCTTTTTATAATAATGCTAGCAAGGGTGTTTGA
- the cysE gene encoding serine O-acetyltransferase, translating into MFKRILQEIDAVFARDPAARSRLEVVLCYPGFHAILIHRLTHKLWQHNFKLLARFISYIGRFLTSIEIHPGARIGERFFIDHGMGVVIGETATIGNDVTIYHDVTLGGTSFDKGVRHPQIGNNVIIGAGAQLLGPIHVGDDARIGSNAVVVKDVPNGATMVGVPAHQVEHKTETTVSAHFDAYGTQDEDDPVLKTVETLIKQIGILQNRIQTLESTMQDSAQTAERWETKA; encoded by the coding sequence ATGTTCAAGCGTATCCTCCAAGAAATTGACGCCGTTTTTGCCCGTGACCCGGCCGCACGCTCACGCCTTGAGGTGGTACTTTGCTACCCAGGGTTCCATGCGATTCTCATTCACAGACTGACGCATAAGCTGTGGCAGCACAACTTTAAGTTGCTGGCGCGCTTTATTTCCTATATCGGCCGATTTCTCACAAGCATTGAGATCCATCCCGGCGCACGCATCGGCGAGCGTTTCTTCATCGACCATGGTATGGGAGTGGTGATCGGTGAAACGGCAACCATCGGCAATGATGTAACGATTTACCACGATGTCACACTGGGCGGCACTTCGTTCGACAAAGGCGTGCGCCATCCGCAGATCGGAAATAATGTCATCATCGGCGCGGGTGCGCAGTTGCTTGGCCCCATTCATGTGGGCGATGATGCCCGCATCGGCTCCAATGCCGTTGTGGTGAAGGACGTCCCCAACGGTGCGACGATGGTAGGGGTTCCGGCCCATCAGGTGGAACACAAAACGGAAACTACGGTCAGTGCCCACTTCGACGCGTATGGCACACAGGATGAAGATGATCCCGTGCTGAAAACCGTCGAAACCCTCATCAAGCAGATCGGCATCCTGCAGAACCGCATCCAGACGCTGGAATCCACCATGCAGGACTCCGCCCAGACCGCTGAGCGGTGGGAGACCAAAGCGTGA
- a CDS encoding Rrf2 family transcriptional regulator, whose protein sequence is MILGAKARYAVMAMTDLANHSGGHPVRLSEIAERQEIPLSFLEQIFSKLRQNQLVKSVKGPGGGYVLERAVADIPISEIVTAVEEEIKMTRCETQTHNGCMASKELCLTHDLWEGLGKHIYQYFNNISLEDVCKRRLQREKS, encoded by the coding sequence GTGATTCTCGGCGCTAAAGCCCGATACGCCGTCATGGCGATGACGGATCTCGCCAATCATTCCGGCGGGCATCCTGTGCGCCTCTCGGAAATTGCGGAGCGCCAGGAAATACCGCTCTCGTTCCTTGAACAGATTTTTTCCAAGCTGCGACAGAACCAGCTTGTGAAGTCCGTCAAAGGCCCCGGAGGCGGTTATGTGCTGGAACGTGCGGTCGCCGATATTCCGATTTCCGAAATCGTCACGGCGGTTGAGGAAGAGATCAAAATGACGCGCTGCGAGACCCAGACGCATAACGGTTGCATGGCGAGTAAAGAACTATGCCTGACCCATGATCTTTGGGAAGGGCTCGGCAAGCATATTTATCAATATTTCAATAACATCTCGCTCGAGGATGTCTGCAAGAGAAGATTGCAGCGGGAAAAATCATAA